From a single Actinomycetota bacterium genomic region:
- the hpt gene encoding hypoxanthine phosphoribosyltransferase encodes MHQDIDRVVLTEEQIRQRIAEMGESISEEYADKQVLLVAVLRGAALFVADLARAISLPVEVDFMAVSSYGSSTQSSGVVRIIKDLDESIEGRHVLVVEDVLDTGLTLKYLLKNLASRNPSSLEVVTLLDKKGKRRVPINCKYVGFEIPDEFVVGYGLDYGERYRNLPYIGVLKPEVYAN; translated from the coding sequence ATGCACCAGGATATTGATCGCGTAGTACTGACCGAAGAGCAGATTAGGCAGCGCATCGCCGAGATGGGGGAGTCTATCTCGGAGGAGTACGCCGATAAGCAGGTGCTGCTCGTCGCAGTTCTGCGTGGGGCTGCGCTTTTCGTGGCCGACCTGGCGCGGGCCATCTCGCTTCCGGTCGAGGTTGATTTCATGGCTGTGTCCAGCTATGGCTCCTCAACGCAGTCTTCGGGAGTCGTCCGGATCATCAAAGACCTGGACGAGAGCATCGAGGGCAGACATGTGCTTGTTGTCGAAGATGTCTTGGACACAGGCTTGACCCTGAAGTATCTGCTCAAAAATCTCGCGTCACGCAATCCCTCGTCTCTTGAAGTTGTGACTTTGCTGGATAAAAAGGGCAAAAGAAGGGTACCTATCAACTGTAAGTACGTAGGCTTTGAGATCCCCGATGAGTTCGTCGTGGGGTACGGGCTCGATTACGGAGAGAGGTACCGGAATCTTCCGTACATCGGTGTGCTGAAACCCGAGGTGTACGCGAACTAG